A region from the Arthrobacter roseus genome encodes:
- a CDS encoding AI-2E family transporter, translating to MSKDEIRIGEPVLEKSPAEGRSTSSMWGDSLGKAGLRSAQILLILSVAVISIYGLLQVKLVVIPLLLALILAAAIGPVVQWLHSKGWPSALATGTSFLLLLAVFGGVVAGIVVAIRSEMDTLVSQAVEGFDQLVAFAQNGPIPLDSTAIEDAKNAAVDFLTSSTVGNTALAGLSVATSIITGFLLMAVVLFFFLKDGEKIWGFFLRLFKGAQQDKARVAGYRTMEVLGGYVRGTALIALVDAVFIGGALFFLGVPLALPLAVIVFVSAFIPIVGATVASVLAALVALVANGPFVALMVIIVAIVVNQLEGNLLQPVVMGKSLSIHALVILLALTAGTILAGIIGAILAVPITAVAWAVIKVWTGEDEGTPEVRGKTKKFTDSDDSSDGGIKAAAKFAEAEVHQS from the coding sequence GTGAGTAAAGATGAAATTCGCATCGGCGAACCCGTCCTGGAAAAGTCCCCCGCAGAGGGCAGAAGCACGAGCTCCATGTGGGGCGACAGCCTGGGCAAGGCGGGTCTGCGCTCTGCCCAGATCCTCCTGATCCTCTCCGTCGCGGTCATCTCGATCTACGGGCTGCTACAAGTCAAACTCGTGGTCATCCCACTGCTGCTTGCCCTGATCCTCGCAGCCGCCATCGGACCAGTGGTGCAGTGGCTGCATAGCAAGGGATGGCCCAGCGCGCTGGCAACCGGAACGTCGTTCCTCCTGCTGTTGGCAGTATTCGGTGGCGTAGTCGCTGGCATTGTCGTTGCCATCCGGAGCGAAATGGACACTCTTGTCTCTCAAGCGGTCGAGGGCTTCGACCAGCTCGTGGCATTCGCTCAGAACGGCCCCATACCCCTTGACAGCACGGCGATTGAAGACGCCAAGAACGCGGCTGTCGACTTCTTGACCAGCAGCACGGTGGGGAACACCGCCCTGGCCGGACTGTCCGTGGCCACCAGCATCATCACAGGGTTTCTACTCATGGCAGTGGTGCTGTTTTTCTTTTTGAAAGACGGCGAGAAGATCTGGGGCTTCTTCCTCCGCCTGTTCAAGGGCGCGCAGCAGGACAAAGCGCGGGTAGCAGGCTATCGAACCATGGAAGTCCTCGGTGGTTACGTTCGTGGAACAGCCCTGATTGCTCTTGTGGACGCCGTCTTCATCGGTGGTGCCCTCTTCTTCCTTGGGGTACCGCTAGCGTTGCCGTTGGCGGTCATCGTTTTTGTCAGTGCTTTCATCCCCATCGTCGGCGCGACGGTGGCCAGCGTGCTCGCAGCACTGGTGGCGCTCGTGGCCAACGGACCGTTCGTGGCGCTGATGGTCATCATCGTGGCTATCGTTGTGAACCAGTTGGAGGGAAACCTTCTTCAGCCCGTGGTCATGGGTAAGTCACTGAGTATTCATGCATTGGTTATTCTGCTAGCACTGACCGCGGGAACCATCCTGGCCGGAATTATCGGCGCCATCCTGGCGGTGCCGATCACCGCCGTCGCTTGGGCCGTGATCAAGGTGTGGACTGGCGAAGATGAGGGCACACCGGAAGTCCGCGGCAAGACGAAAAAGTTCACGGACTCTGACGACAGCAGCGACGGAGGCATCAAGGCAGCGGCGAAATTCGCCGAAGCCGAGGTGCACCAGAGCTAA
- the sucD gene encoding succinate--CoA ligase subunit alpha → MSIYLNKDSKVIVQGITGGEGTKHTALMLKAGTQVVGGVNARKAGTEVTHGDVTLPVFGTVSEAIEKTSADVSIVFVPPAFTKDAVMEAIDAGIGLIVVITEGVPVQDSAEFWAHAQSKKDANGKQVSRIIGPNCPGIITPGEALVGITPNNITGKGGVGLVSKSGTLTYQMMYELRDLGFSTAIGIGGDPVIGTTHIDALEAFEADPETKAIVMIGEIGGDAEERAAEFIKANVTKPVVGYVAGFTAPEGKTMGHAGAIVSGSAGTAQAKKEALEAAGVKVGKTPSETAQLLRDIYATL, encoded by the coding sequence ATGTCTATCTATCTCAACAAAGACTCCAAGGTGATTGTCCAGGGCATCACCGGGGGCGAAGGCACCAAGCACACTGCGCTGATGCTCAAGGCCGGCACCCAAGTTGTTGGTGGCGTTAACGCCCGCAAGGCCGGAACCGAAGTGACCCACGGTGACGTGACGCTGCCGGTTTTCGGTACGGTCAGCGAGGCCATCGAAAAGACGTCCGCGGATGTCTCAATCGTTTTTGTGCCGCCAGCCTTCACCAAGGACGCGGTCATGGAGGCCATCGACGCAGGTATCGGCCTTATCGTGGTCATCACCGAGGGCGTACCCGTCCAGGATTCCGCTGAGTTCTGGGCCCACGCCCAGTCCAAGAAGGACGCCAACGGCAAGCAGGTTAGTCGTATTATCGGTCCAAACTGCCCCGGCATCATTACCCCCGGCGAAGCACTCGTTGGCATCACGCCCAACAACATCACTGGCAAAGGCGGCGTCGGTCTGGTTTCCAAGTCCGGCACCTTGACCTACCAGATGATGTACGAACTGCGCGATCTCGGATTCTCCACGGCCATCGGTATTGGTGGTGACCCGGTCATCGGGACCACTCACATCGACGCCCTGGAAGCTTTTGAAGCTGACCCGGAGACCAAGGCAATTGTGATGATCGGTGAAATTGGCGGCGACGCCGAAGAGCGTGCCGCCGAGTTCATCAAGGCCAACGTCACCAAGCCTGTTGTTGGCTACGTTGCCGGGTTCACCGCTCCGGAGGGCAAAACCATGGGCCACGCAGGTGCCATCGTTTCGGGCTCTGCTGGAACGGCCCAGGCCAAGAAGGAAGCTCTCGAAGCTGCCGGTGTGAAGGTTGGCAAGACGCCGTCCGAGACAGCGCAGCTGCTGCGGGACATCTACGCAACCCTCTAA
- a CDS encoding VIT1/CCC1 transporter family protein, with protein MPALDHERRDPTPAEISRWRRYLADEKAEAALYRDLAQRRQGEERDILLALADAEGRHEDHWRQLLGEHGPGRHRPSQRRVVLRFLARHFGFVFVLALAQRAESDSPYTKDADATAGMAADEKIHEEVVRALATRGRNRLSGNFRAAVFGANDGLVSNLALVMGIGATGASSAFILFSGFAGLLAGALSMAAGEYVSVGSQRELLSASKPTQITLSAAKSLDIEANELVLVYRARGMSLENAEHRAAERMGVHNCDCDPSLSLRPDQLDEGDDHEAVGTGIGAAAASFCFFASGAIIPVLPYIFGMSGLAAVTVSCVLVGLALLGTGGVVGLLSGASPMKRGLRQLAIGLGAAAATYLLGLLFGGVIA; from the coding sequence ATGCCAGCCCTCGATCACGAGCGCCGGGATCCAACACCAGCCGAGATCAGCCGTTGGCGCCGTTATCTTGCTGATGAAAAGGCTGAGGCCGCCCTCTACCGGGACCTCGCGCAGCGCCGTCAGGGCGAGGAGCGAGACATTCTTCTAGCGCTGGCGGACGCGGAAGGACGCCACGAAGACCATTGGCGTCAGTTGTTGGGTGAGCACGGGCCGGGACGACACCGGCCCTCACAGCGCCGGGTCGTGCTGCGGTTCCTAGCCCGTCATTTCGGTTTTGTTTTTGTCCTCGCTCTGGCCCAGCGGGCGGAGAGTGACTCTCCGTACACCAAGGACGCGGATGCCACGGCCGGTATGGCTGCAGATGAGAAAATTCACGAGGAGGTAGTCCGTGCACTGGCAACGCGGGGGCGCAACCGCTTGTCCGGTAACTTTCGAGCGGCGGTGTTCGGCGCCAACGACGGCCTGGTGAGTAACCTCGCGCTGGTCATGGGTATCGGCGCGACAGGTGCCTCGAGCGCCTTCATCCTTTTCAGCGGCTTCGCTGGGCTCTTGGCCGGAGCGCTGTCGATGGCCGCCGGTGAGTACGTGTCGGTCGGTTCACAACGCGAGCTGCTTAGCGCATCGAAGCCCACGCAGATCACCCTGTCCGCCGCGAAGTCACTGGACATCGAGGCGAATGAGCTGGTGTTGGTTTACCGGGCACGTGGGATGTCGCTTGAGAATGCTGAGCACAGAGCTGCCGAACGCATGGGGGTCCACAACTGCGACTGCGACCCCAGCCTGTCGCTCCGTCCAGATCAGTTGGACGAGGGCGATGACCACGAGGCAGTGGGCACCGGGATAGGAGCAGCTGCGGCGAGCTTCTGCTTCTTCGCTTCCGGCGCCATCATTCCCGTCTTACCCTATATTTTCGGTATGTCTGGCCTGGCTGCGGTTACCGTCTCATGCGTTCTGGTCGGTCTGGCACTCTTGGGCACTGGTGGGGTTGTAGGGCTTCTCTCGGGCGCATCCCCGATGAAGCGCGGATTGCGCCAGCTCGCTATTGGGCTCGGCGCAGCGGCAGCAACTTATCTTCTGGGCTTACTCTTTGGCGGCGTCATTGCTTGA